A genomic window from Pseudogulbenkiania sp. MAI-1 includes:
- the pgaD gene encoding poly-beta-1,6-N-acetyl-D-glucosamine biosynthesis protein PgaD — protein MPDNLIINARHHLPWHQRLLSNASTAAAWAGWLYLWRPIVNGANWLTSWGASYHQLLAKTLATGTSGSLENSVVALLGTSGTLLLWSRLPARKPTTTPHHQETLASYARHFGMDEQQILAGRAASVCVVHHDAHGKIIGIEPRA, from the coding sequence ATGCCTGACAACCTGATCATCAACGCACGTCACCACCTGCCCTGGCATCAGCGCCTGCTGTCCAACGCCAGCACGGCGGCAGCCTGGGCCGGCTGGCTGTACCTGTGGCGCCCTATCGTCAACGGTGCCAACTGGCTCACCAGCTGGGGAGCGAGCTACCACCAGCTGCTGGCCAAGACCCTGGCCACCGGGACGTCGGGTTCGCTGGAGAATTCTGTGGTCGCCCTGCTTGGCACTTCCGGCACCCTGCTGCTGTGGTCGCGGCTGCCGGCCCGCAAGCCGACCACCACCCCGCACCATCAGGAAACGCTGGCGAGCTACGCCCGCCATTTCGGCATGGACGAGCAGCAGATCCTGGCCGGCCGTGCCGCCTCGGTGTGCGTGGTGCACCACGACGCCCACGGCAAGATCATCGGCATCGAACCGCGAGCCTGA
- the pgaB gene encoding poly-beta-1,6-N-acetyl-D-glucosamine N-deacetylase PgaB: protein MITRLMPLLWGLLLCLFSTVGLAATPVNKLTILTYHEIADKKDALEPAFTVTPTNFVRQMDWLKNNGYHFVSIDDVLADRAGKKPLPEKAVLLTFDDGYRSIYTNAFPILKMFKAPAVIALIGSWLNTAGGTVLFEGKPVPRTDMLMWDDIREMTRNGLVEVASHTYDMHGGILANPQGNQQPAVTARRYLPEQKRYEDEASYRQRILADLKRNTELLRKQTGKAPRVMVWPYGRYNSTASELARQLGMPIGLTLDDGAYNDQTPLNALPRVLIEGNISLDVFRRELAIREADASDNDRPAKIMHVDLDYIYDPDPASQEHNLGRLLDRIVAMGVNTVYLQAFADPDGNGAADAVYFPNRHLPMRADLFNRAAWQIRTRTPVKRLYAWMPMLAFELPKSEPAAGDKVVTQPNKANHVAMGYPRLSPFSPRARQVIRDIYQDLARSTPFEGLLFHDDVTLSDYEDASPWALKAYKEWGLPASLADIRNNDDLLGRWTILKINELDNFAMELAAVVRQEQPRLKTARNLYASVALNPRSEVWYAQSLDNSLANYDFTAIMAMPYMENAADPIAFLREIADKVKEQPGGMNKVVFELQATDWRNNQQIPSKELADTIRTLYGWGVRHVGYYPDNLHRDHPDPAVLKPVLDSKPNAPDIH, encoded by the coding sequence ATGATCACTCGATTGATGCCCTTGTTGTGGGGACTCTTGCTGTGCCTGTTCAGCACCGTCGGCCTGGCTGCCACGCCAGTCAACAAGCTGACCATTCTCACCTATCACGAAATCGCCGATAAGAAAGACGCGCTGGAACCCGCCTTCACCGTCACCCCGACCAATTTCGTGCGCCAGATGGACTGGCTCAAGAACAACGGCTACCACTTCGTCAGCATCGACGACGTACTGGCTGACCGTGCCGGCAAGAAGCCGCTGCCGGAGAAGGCCGTGCTGCTGACTTTCGATGACGGCTATCGCTCGATCTACACCAATGCCTTCCCGATTCTGAAGATGTTCAAGGCGCCGGCGGTGATCGCCCTGATCGGCAGCTGGCTGAATACCGCCGGCGGCACGGTGCTCTTCGAAGGCAAGCCCGTCCCGCGCACCGACATGCTGATGTGGGACGACATCCGCGAGATGACCCGCAACGGCCTGGTGGAAGTGGCCAGCCACACCTACGACATGCACGGCGGCATCCTGGCCAACCCGCAAGGCAACCAGCAGCCGGCGGTCACGGCACGCCGCTACCTGCCCGAGCAAAAACGCTATGAAGACGAAGCCAGCTACCGCCAGCGCATCCTGGCGGACCTGAAGCGGAACACCGAGCTGTTGCGCAAGCAGACCGGCAAGGCCCCGCGCGTCATGGTCTGGCCCTATGGGCGCTACAACAGCACGGCCAGCGAACTCGCCCGTCAACTCGGCATGCCGATCGGCCTGACCCTGGACGACGGCGCCTATAACGACCAGACCCCGCTCAACGCCCTGCCCCGCGTGCTGATCGAAGGCAACATCTCGCTGGACGTCTTCCGCAGGGAGCTGGCCATTCGCGAGGCCGACGCGTCCGACAACGACCGTCCGGCCAAGATCATGCACGTCGACCTGGACTACATCTACGACCCGGACCCGGCCAGCCAGGAACACAACCTGGGCCGCCTGCTCGACCGTATCGTCGCCATGGGGGTGAACACGGTCTACCTGCAGGCCTTTGCCGACCCCGACGGCAACGGTGCGGCCGACGCCGTCTACTTCCCCAACCGCCACCTGCCGATGCGCGCCGACCTGTTCAACCGCGCCGCCTGGCAGATCCGCACCCGTACGCCGGTCAAGCGCCTCTACGCCTGGATGCCGATGCTGGCCTTCGAACTCCCGAAGAGCGAGCCGGCCGCCGGCGACAAGGTCGTGACCCAGCCCAACAAGGCCAATCACGTGGCCATGGGCTACCCGCGCCTGTCGCCGTTCTCGCCACGTGCGCGTCAGGTCATTCGTGACATCTATCAGGACCTGGCCCGCTCGACCCCGTTCGAAGGCCTGCTGTTCCACGACGACGTGACGCTGTCCGACTACGAAGACGCCAGCCCCTGGGCGCTGAAAGCCTACAAGGAATGGGGCCTGCCCGCCTCGCTGGCCGACATCCGCAACAACGACGACCTGCTCGGCCGCTGGACCATCCTCAAGATCAACGAGCTGGACAACTTCGCCATGGAGCTGGCCGCTGTGGTGCGCCAGGAGCAGCCCCGCCTGAAAACGGCGCGCAACCTCTACGCCAGCGTGGCGCTGAACCCGCGCTCCGAAGTGTGGTACGCCCAATCGCTGGACAACTCGCTGGCCAATTACGATTTCACCGCCATCATGGCCATGCCGTACATGGAAAATGCCGCCGACCCGATCGCCTTCCTGCGCGAAATCGCCGACAAGGTGAAAGAGCAGCCGGGCGGCATGAATAAGGTGGTGTTTGAACTGCAAGCCACCGACTGGCGCAACAACCAGCAGATTCCCAGCAAGGAATTGGCGGACACCATCCGAACGCTGTATGGTTGGGGGGTGCGTCATGTCGGTTACTATCCGGACAACCTGCATCGTGATCACCCGGACCCGGCCGTGCTCAAGCCGGTTCTGGATAGCAAGCCGAACGCACCGGATATCCACTAG
- the rluD gene encoding 23S rRNA pseudouridine(1911/1915/1917) synthase RluD: MTDPYFDSEDYSDISDNEVSATQQFEVPLSLAGERLDAALAKLLPDYSRSRLTQWVKDGHVLLDGKPAVPKTKLLGGERIDVAIQQTEEQLAYHPEAMDLPIIYEDEHILVIDKPAGMVVHPAAGNWTGTLLNGLLYHYPALTHVPRAGIVHRLDKETSGLMVVAKTIPAQTELVRQMQARSVKRIYRAIADGVVPFDGKIETLIGRDPHNRMRMAVVKFGGKQAITHVRVLATFASHSYIECRLETGRTHQIRVHMREARHPLAGDPLYGNPRHSMPEEVEEAVKALGRQALHAFSLTLTHPATGQEMSWKARLPDDMKHLLAVLGGEGSPLESENPDYVEDDDEDWDDEDYDVEVHYVRD; encoded by the coding sequence ATGACCGATCCTTACTTTGATTCCGAGGATTATAGCGATATCTCCGACAACGAGGTATCCGCGACGCAACAGTTCGAGGTCCCGCTTTCCCTGGCGGGAGAACGGCTCGACGCGGCGCTCGCCAAGCTCCTCCCGGATTACTCCCGTAGCCGCCTGACCCAGTGGGTCAAGGACGGCCACGTCCTGCTGGACGGCAAACCCGCCGTCCCCAAAACCAAGCTCCTGGGTGGCGAGCGTATCGACGTCGCCATCCAGCAGACCGAAGAACAGCTCGCCTACCACCCGGAGGCGATGGATCTGCCCATCATCTACGAAGACGAGCACATCCTCGTCATCGACAAGCCCGCCGGCATGGTGGTCCATCCCGCCGCCGGCAACTGGACCGGCACCCTGCTCAACGGCCTGCTCTACCACTACCCTGCCCTGACCCACGTGCCGCGAGCCGGCATCGTGCACCGGCTGGACAAGGAGACCAGCGGCCTGATGGTGGTGGCCAAGACCATCCCGGCGCAGACCGAGCTGGTGCGCCAGATGCAGGCGCGCAGCGTCAAGCGCATCTACCGCGCCATCGCCGACGGCGTGGTGCCGTTCGACGGCAAGATCGAGACCCTGATCGGACGCGATCCGCACAACCGCATGCGCATGGCCGTGGTCAAGTTCGGCGGCAAGCAGGCCATCACCCACGTGCGCGTGCTGGCCACCTTCGCCAGCCACTCCTATATCGAGTGCCGCCTGGAAACCGGTCGCACCCACCAGATCCGCGTGCACATGCGCGAGGCGCGCCATCCGCTGGCCGGCGACCCACTGTACGGCAACCCGCGCCACTCGATGCCCGAAGAGGTCGAGGAAGCCGTCAAGGCGCTGGGGCGCCAGGCGCTGCATGCCTTCAGCCTGACGCTGACCCACCCCGCCACCGGCCAGGAAATGAGCTGGAAGGCCCGCCTGCCGGACGACATGAAACACCTGCTGGCGGTGCTGGGCGGCGAAGGCAGTCCGCTGGAGTCGGAAAACCCGGACTACGTCGAGGACGATGACGAGGATTGGGACGACGAGGACTACGACGTCGAGGTGCACTATGTACGCGACTGA
- a CDS encoding ribonucleoside-diphosphate reductase subunit alpha, producing MQLTTFEGQTAAELGRSAAPQADFSQYKTIRRNGAVVPFEPVKISIAMTKAFLAIMGHQGATSASIRDKVAQLTEMVVSALMRRKPEGGAIHIEDIQDQVELSLMRAGEHDVARSYVLYREERSRERAARGEALIQITINVVRKNGAKLPLDIAKLRATIESACVGLAETDVDAILTETLKNIYDGVSEEEVNKSAILAARAMIEQDPAYDYVTARLLLNNIRLEILGEAVSQEEMGQCYADYFPQAIKKGIAAELLDERLGEFDLKKLGAALDAKRDLQFGYLGLQTLYDRYFLHVDGTRIEMPQAFYMRVAMGLALNEVDREARAIEFYNVLSSFDFMSSTPTLFNSGTRRSQLSSCYLTTIADDLDGIYEGIKENALLSKFAGGLGNDWTPVRAMGSHIKGTNGKSQGVVPFLKVVNDTAVAVNQGGKRKGAVCAYLETWHLDIEEFLELRKNTGDDRRRTHDMNTANWIPDLFMKRVMDGAEWTLFSPSECPDLHDLVGSAFEKRYQQYEAMAARGEIKVFKRIPALSLWRKMLTMLFETGHPWITFKDPCNIRSPQGHMGVVHSSNLCTEITLNTNDDEIAVCNLGSVNLAAHMQADGTLDAAKLQRTIRIAMRMLDNVIDINFYPVKKARNSNLKHRPVGMGIMGFQDCLHMKRIPYASQEAVEFADESMELVAYYAYSASNELAQERGRYPSYKGSLWDRGVLPHDSINLLAAERGGYLDVDRTERLDWNKLRERIKEHGMRNSNCLAIAPTATIANIIGVSASIEPTYQNLFVKSNLSGEFTVTNEHLVRDLKKLGLWDEVMVSDLKYFDGSLGRIDRIPAELKAIYATAFEIDPKWLVDAASRRQKWIDQAQSLNLYMAGASGKKLDELYKYAWVRGLKTTYYLRTLAATSAEKSTGRGGELNAVSATTPAVAAAPEVDNTPATDAKFCSIDNPDCEACQ from the coding sequence ATGCAACTGACCACCTTTGAAGGGCAAACTGCCGCCGAGCTCGGCCGATCCGCCGCACCGCAAGCCGACTTCAGTCAGTACAAGACCATCCGCCGCAACGGCGCCGTCGTACCGTTCGAACCGGTCAAGATCTCCATCGCCATGACCAAGGCCTTCCTGGCGATCATGGGGCACCAGGGCGCCACCTCCGCCAGCATCCGCGACAAGGTGGCCCAGCTGACCGAAATGGTGGTGAGCGCGCTGATGCGCCGTAAGCCCGAAGGTGGCGCCATTCACATCGAAGACATCCAGGACCAGGTCGAACTGTCGCTGATGCGTGCCGGCGAGCACGACGTGGCCCGCTCCTACGTGCTGTACCGCGAAGAACGCTCGCGCGAGCGCGCCGCCCGTGGCGAAGCGCTGATCCAGATTACCATCAACGTGGTGCGCAAGAACGGCGCCAAGCTGCCGCTCGACATCGCCAAGCTGCGCGCCACCATCGAATCGGCCTGCGTGGGCCTTGCCGAAACCGACGTCGACGCCATCCTCACAGAAACGCTGAAGAACATCTACGACGGCGTCAGCGAAGAAGAAGTCAACAAGTCCGCCATCCTGGCCGCGCGCGCCATGATCGAGCAAGACCCAGCCTACGACTACGTCACCGCCCGCCTGCTGCTCAACAACATCCGCCTGGAAATCCTCGGCGAAGCCGTGAGCCAGGAAGAAATGGGCCAGTGCTACGCCGACTACTTCCCGCAGGCCATCAAGAAGGGCATCGCCGCCGAGCTGCTGGACGAGCGCCTGGGCGAGTTCGACCTGAAAAAGCTGGGCGCCGCGCTCGACGCCAAGCGCGACCTGCAATTCGGCTACCTCGGCCTGCAGACCCTGTACGACCGCTACTTCCTGCACGTGGACGGCACCCGCATCGAGATGCCGCAGGCGTTCTACATGCGCGTCGCCATGGGCCTGGCGCTCAACGAAGTGGACCGTGAAGCGCGCGCCATCGAGTTCTACAACGTGCTGTCGAGCTTCGACTTCATGTCGTCCACCCCGACGCTGTTCAACTCCGGCACCCGCCGCAGCCAGCTCTCCAGCTGCTACCTGACCACCATCGCCGATGACCTCGACGGCATCTACGAAGGCATCAAGGAAAACGCACTGCTCTCCAAGTTCGCCGGTGGCCTGGGCAACGACTGGACCCCGGTGCGCGCCATGGGCTCGCACATCAAGGGCACCAACGGCAAGTCGCAAGGCGTGGTGCCGTTCCTGAAGGTGGTCAACGACACCGCCGTGGCGGTCAACCAGGGCGGCAAGCGCAAGGGCGCGGTGTGCGCCTACCTGGAAACCTGGCACCTCGACATCGAGGAATTCCTCGAGCTGCGCAAGAACACCGGTGACGACCGCCGCCGCACCCACGACATGAACACCGCCAACTGGATTCCGGACCTGTTCATGAAGCGCGTGATGGACGGTGCCGAATGGACGCTGTTCTCGCCGTCCGAGTGCCCGGACCTGCACGACCTGGTCGGCTCCGCCTTCGAGAAGCGCTACCAGCAATACGAAGCCATGGCCGCCCGTGGCGAGATCAAGGTGTTCAAGCGCATCCCGGCCCTGAGCCTGTGGCGCAAGATGCTGACCATGCTGTTCGAAACCGGCCACCCGTGGATCACCTTCAAGGACCCGTGCAACATCCGCAGCCCGCAAGGCCACATGGGCGTGGTTCACAGCTCCAACCTGTGCACCGAGATCACGCTGAACACCAACGACGACGAAATCGCCGTGTGCAACCTGGGCTCGGTCAACCTGGCCGCGCACATGCAGGCCGACGGCACGCTCGACGCCGCCAAGCTGCAGCGCACCATCCGCATCGCCATGCGCATGCTGGACAACGTCATCGACATCAACTTCTACCCGGTGAAGAAGGCGCGCAACTCCAACCTGAAGCACCGTCCGGTCGGCATGGGTATCATGGGCTTCCAGGACTGCCTGCACATGAAGCGCATCCCGTACGCCTCGCAAGAAGCCGTGGAGTTTGCCGACGAGTCGATGGAACTGGTGGCCTACTACGCCTACTCCGCCTCGAACGAACTGGCGCAGGAACGCGGCCGCTACCCGTCGTACAAGGGCAGCCTGTGGGATCGCGGCGTGCTGCCGCACGACAGCATCAACCTGCTGGCGGCCGAGCGCGGCGGCTACCTCGACGTGGACCGCACCGAGCGCCTGGACTGGAACAAGCTGCGCGAGCGCATCAAGGAACACGGCATGCGCAACTCGAACTGCCTGGCCATCGCCCCGACCGCGACCATCGCCAACATCATCGGCGTGTCCGCCTCGATCGAGCCGACCTACCAGAACCTGTTCGTGAAATCCAACCTGTCGGGCGAATTCACCGTCACCAACGAACACCTGGTGCGCGACCTGAAGAAGCTCGGCCTGTGGGACGAAGTGATGGTCTCCGACCTGAAATACTTCGACGGCAGCCTGGGCCGCATCGACCGCATCCCGGCCGAGCTGAAGGCGATCTACGCCACAGCCTTCGAGATCGACCCGAAATGGCTGGTGGACGCCGCCAGCCGTCGCCAGAAGTGGATCGACCAAGCACAGTCGCTGAACCTGTACATGGCCGGCGCCTCGGGCAAGAAGCTGGACGAGCTGTACAAGTACGCCTGGGTACGTGGCCTGAAAACCACCTACTACCTGCGCACCCTGGCCGCCACCAGCGCCGAGAAATCGACCGGCCGCGGCGGCGAGCTGAACGCGGTATCGGCCACCACCCCGGCCGTGGCTGCCGCGCCGGAAGTGGACAACACCCCGGCCACCGACGCCAAGTTCTGCTCGATTGACAACCCGGATTGCGAAGCTTGCCAATAA
- the pgeF gene encoding peptidoglycan editing factor PgeF, translated as MYATDNPDWLTADWPAPTKVRTLITTRKGGVSEPPYDSFNLGTHVGDLPEHVSLNRETLRRYVPEEPAWLSQVHGTRVVDAAEVSETPPEADASFSRTPDAVCVIMTADCLPVLLANRDGSVVGAAHAGWRGLCDGVIEAAVAAMNEPAANLMAWLGPAIGPDAFEVGAEVRAAFMAHDPAAAQAFTDIGEGKYLADIYALARQRLTALGITEVYGGDFCTVIDRERFFSYRRDRTTGRMASLIWIEP; from the coding sequence ATGTACGCGACTGACAACCCCGACTGGCTGACGGCCGACTGGCCGGCCCCGACCAAGGTCAGGACGCTGATCACCACGCGCAAGGGCGGCGTCAGCGAGCCCCCTTACGACAGCTTCAACCTCGGCACCCACGTCGGCGACCTGCCGGAGCATGTCTCGCTGAACCGCGAGACGCTGCGCCGCTACGTGCCGGAAGAACCGGCCTGGCTCAGCCAGGTGCACGGCACCCGCGTGGTGGACGCCGCCGAGGTATCGGAAACCCCGCCCGAGGCCGACGCCAGCTTCAGCCGCACGCCGGATGCGGTGTGCGTGATCATGACCGCCGACTGCCTGCCGGTGCTGCTCGCCAACCGCGACGGCAGCGTGGTCGGCGCCGCCCATGCCGGCTGGCGCGGGCTGTGCGACGGCGTGATCGAGGCCGCCGTGGCCGCGATGAACGAGCCCGCGGCCAATCTCATGGCCTGGCTCGGCCCGGCCATCGGCCCGGACGCTTTCGAAGTCGGCGCCGAGGTACGCGCCGCCTTCATGGCGCACGACCCGGCGGCAGCGCAGGCCTTCACCGACATCGGCGAGGGCAAGTACCTGGCCGACATCTACGCGCTGGCGCGGCAACGGCTGACGGCGCTCGGCATCACCGAGGTCTACGGCGGCGACTTCTGCACCGTGATCGACCGCGAGCGCTTTTTCTCCTACCGACGTGACCGCACCACCGGGCGCATGGCCAGCCTGATCTGGATCGAACCCTGA
- the pgaC gene encoding poly-beta-1,6-N-acetyl-D-glucosamine synthase produces the protein MVIALLKTLWQGLLGFVFYYPLFMSYLWMIGAALFYWRHERKDGPYYLPNALPDTPPVSILIPCFNEGDNAEETISHALATDYPDFEVIAINDGSKDNTAEVLDRLAAKYDRLRVVHLAQNQGKAMALQAGSLLAKNEILICIDGDALLDKHAAHWMVRHFVQDPEVAAVTGNPRIRNRSTLLGRVQVGEFSSIVGMIKRAQRSFGRLFTVSGVITAFRKSAVHQVGYWSADMLTEDIDITWKLQRDGWDVRFEPNALVWILMPETLKGLWKQRLRWAMGGAQVLLKNLDVIRHPSQNHLWPLMLELCLSLFWSYVMLLLVIIWLGGLLLPAGWLPVVGSPLIPQWSGVILGATCLLQFAVSKWLDSHYDKGLGRNYYWMIWYPLVFWVINIGSTIVAFPKVLLRGEGKRARWVSPDRGIRA, from the coding sequence ATGGTTATCGCATTACTCAAAACACTGTGGCAGGGGCTGCTGGGCTTCGTGTTCTACTACCCGCTGTTCATGTCCTACCTGTGGATGATCGGCGCCGCGCTGTTCTACTGGCGGCACGAACGCAAGGATGGCCCCTACTATCTGCCAAACGCCCTGCCCGATACGCCGCCGGTCAGCATCCTGATCCCCTGTTTCAACGAAGGGGACAACGCGGAAGAGACCATCAGCCACGCGCTGGCGACCGATTACCCCGACTTCGAGGTCATCGCCATCAACGACGGCAGCAAGGACAACACGGCAGAAGTCCTGGACCGGCTGGCTGCCAAATACGACCGCCTGCGCGTGGTGCACCTGGCGCAGAACCAGGGCAAGGCCATGGCACTGCAGGCCGGCAGCCTGCTGGCCAAGAACGAAATCCTGATCTGTATCGACGGCGACGCCCTGCTCGACAAGCACGCCGCCCACTGGATGGTGCGCCATTTCGTGCAGGACCCGGAAGTCGCCGCCGTCACCGGCAACCCGCGTATCCGCAACCGCTCCACCCTGCTGGGACGCGTGCAGGTCGGCGAGTTTTCCTCCATCGTCGGCATGATCAAGCGCGCCCAGCGCAGCTTCGGCCGTCTGTTCACCGTCTCCGGCGTGATCACCGCCTTCCGCAAATCGGCGGTGCACCAGGTCGGCTACTGGAGCGCAGACATGCTGACTGAGGACATCGATATCACCTGGAAACTGCAGCGCGACGGCTGGGACGTGCGCTTCGAGCCCAACGCCCTGGTGTGGATACTGATGCCGGAAACGCTCAAGGGCCTGTGGAAGCAGCGCTTGCGCTGGGCCATGGGCGGCGCGCAGGTGCTGCTCAAGAACCTCGACGTGATCCGCCACCCGAGCCAGAACCACCTGTGGCCGCTGATGCTGGAGCTGTGCCTGAGCCTGTTCTGGTCTTACGTGATGCTGCTGCTGGTGATCATCTGGCTGGGCGGCCTGCTGCTGCCGGCAGGCTGGCTGCCCGTCGTCGGCTCGCCGCTGATCCCGCAGTGGAGCGGCGTGATTCTCGGCGCCACCTGTCTGTTGCAATTTGCCGTCAGTAAGTGGCTCGACAGCCACTACGACAAGGGGCTGGGACGCAATTACTACTGGATGATCTGGTATCCTTTAGTGTTTTGGGTCATCAACATCGGCTCAACCATTGTCGCCTTCCCCAAGGTGCTGTTGCGTGGTGAAGGCAAGCGTGCCCGCTGGGTCAGCCCAGACCGGGGAATTCGCGCCTGA
- a CDS encoding outer membrane protein assembly factor BamD, with amino-acid sequence MKRYVAAMLVALSLAGCASNEPYDETRSWTVEKLYAEARDELNSGNYTRAVKLYETLEARFPYGRYAQQAQMDLAYTHYKDNEPELAIAAADRFIKLHPTHPNLDYMFYLKGLVYYNDDSGLLAKWAGQDMSERDPRATREAFLAFRELTSRFPDSQYSADATQKMQKLVGALGGHEMHVARYYMKRGAYLAAASRAQNVVKEYANTGYLEEALALTVAAYDKLGMPQLRDDARRVLELNYPKSPYLVKGWRTEEMPWWKFWK; translated from the coding sequence ATGAAAAGATACGTTGCAGCAATGTTGGTGGCGCTTAGCCTCGCCGGTTGTGCTTCCAATGAGCCGTATGATGAAACGCGCAGTTGGACCGTTGAAAAGCTCTACGCCGAGGCAAGGGACGAGTTGAACAGTGGTAATTATACCCGTGCTGTCAAACTCTACGAAACGCTTGAGGCACGTTTCCCGTATGGACGCTATGCCCAGCAAGCGCAAATGGACCTGGCTTACACCCATTACAAGGATAATGAGCCGGAACTGGCCATTGCCGCCGCCGATCGCTTCATCAAGCTGCACCCGACCCACCCCAACCTCGACTACATGTTCTACCTCAAGGGCCTGGTGTACTACAACGACGACTCCGGCCTGCTGGCCAAGTGGGCCGGCCAGGACATGAGCGAGCGTGACCCGCGCGCCACCCGCGAGGCTTTCCTGGCGTTCCGCGAACTCACCTCCCGCTTCCCCGACAGCCAGTACTCGGCTGACGCCACCCAGAAGATGCAAAAGCTGGTTGGCGCGCTGGGCGGGCACGAAATGCACGTGGCGCGCTATTACATGAAGCGCGGTGCCTACCTCGCCGCGGCCAGTCGGGCGCAGAACGTGGTGAAGGAATACGCCAACACCGGCTATCTGGAAGAGGCGCTGGCGCTGACGGTGGCAGCCTACGACAAGCTCGGCATGCCGCAGCTGCGCGACGACGCGCGCCGCGTGCTGGAACTCAACTATCCGAAGAGCCCGTACCTGGTGAAGGGTTGGCGGACGGAAGAGATGCCGTGGTGGAAGTTCTGGAAGTAA
- a CDS encoding P-II family nitrogen regulator, with protein sequence MKKIEAIIKPFKLDEVREALSEIGVTGLTVTEVKGFGRQKGHTELYRGAEYVVDFLPKVKLEVVLADDLVDRAIEVVINAARTGKIGDGKIFVTPVEQVIRIRTGETNEDAV encoded by the coding sequence ATGAAAAAGATCGAGGCCATTATCAAACCGTTCAAGCTGGACGAAGTCCGCGAGGCCCTGTCGGAAATCGGCGTCACCGGGTTGACCGTCACCGAAGTCAAGGGTTTCGGACGCCAGAAAGGCCATACCGAGCTCTACCGAGGCGCCGAGTACGTGGTCGACTTCCTGCCCAAGGTCAAGCTCGAGGTCGTGCTCGCCGACGATCTCGTCGACCGCGCCATCGAGGTCGTCATCAATGCCGCCCGCACCGGCAAGATCGGCGACGGCAAGATCTTCGTCACCCCGGTCGAGCAGGTCATCCGCATCCGCACCGGCGAGACCAACGAAGACGCAGTGTAA
- a CDS encoding ribonucleotide-diphosphate reductase subunit beta — translation MDAHGTGRVNVVDKKVINGTTDVNQLVPFKHKWAWEKYLAQCANHWMPQEVNMQRDIEQWKTGQLTEDEMRIVKRNLGFFVTADSLAANNIVLGTYRQITSPECRQFLLRQAFDEAIHTHAYQYIVESLGLDEGEVFNAYHEVKSIRDKDEFLIPFIDVLCNPEFKTGTLENDQKLLKSLIVFACIMEGLFFYVGFVQILALGRQNKMTGAAEQYQYILRDESMHCNFGIDLINTIKLEQPEIWTEPFKAEVTELFKHAVELEYAYAEDTMPRGVLGLNAAMFKEYLRFIANRRMQQIGLEPMFPGVTNPFPWMSEMIDLKKEKNFFETRVTEYQTGGALSWD, via the coding sequence ATGGACGCCCACGGCACCGGCCGCGTCAATGTGGTGGACAAGAAGGTGATCAACGGCACCACCGACGTGAACCAGCTGGTTCCGTTCAAGCACAAGTGGGCCTGGGAAAAATACCTGGCTCAATGCGCCAACCACTGGATGCCGCAAGAAGTGAACATGCAGCGCGACATCGAACAGTGGAAGACCGGCCAACTCACCGAAGACGAAATGCGCATCGTCAAGCGCAACCTCGGCTTCTTCGTCACCGCCGACAGCCTCGCCGCCAACAACATCGTGCTCGGCACCTACCGCCAGATCACCAGCCCGGAATGCCGCCAGTTCCTGCTGCGCCAGGCCTTCGACGAAGCCATCCACACCCACGCCTACCAATACATCGTCGAATCGCTCGGCCTGGACGAAGGCGAAGTGTTCAACGCCTACCACGAGGTCAAATCCATCCGTGACAAGGACGAATTCCTGATCCCGTTCATCGACGTGCTGTGCAACCCGGAATTCAAGACCGGCACCCTCGAAAACGACCAGAAGCTGCTCAAGTCCCTGATCGTGTTCGCCTGCATCATGGAAGGCCTGTTCTTCTACGTCGGCTTCGTGCAGATCCTCGCGCTGGGCCGCCAGAACAAGATGACCGGCGCCGCCGAACAGTACCAGTACATCCTGCGCGACGAGTCCATGCACTGCAACTTCGGCATCGACCTGATCAACACCATCAAGCTGGAACAGCCGGAAATCTGGACAGAGCCGTTCAAGGCCGAAGTCACCGAACTGTTCAAGCACGCGGTGGAACTGGAATACGCCTACGCCGAAGACACCATGCCGCGCGGCGTGCTCGGCCTCAACGCCGCCATGTTCAAGGAATACCTGCGCTTCATCGCCAACCGCCGCATGCAGCAGATCGGCCTGGAGCCGATGTTCCCCGGTGTGACCAACCCGTTCCCGTGGATGTCTGAGATGATCGATCTGAAGAAGGAGAAGAACTTCTTCGAGACGCGGGTGACCGAGTACCAGACTGGCGGGGCGCTGAGCTGGGATTGA